From the Euphorbia lathyris chromosome 6, ddEupLath1.1, whole genome shotgun sequence genome, one window contains:
- the LOC136233425 gene encoding uncharacterized protein, which produces MFYKPTITTTKLPEKMAAATTPVAIGTRGTVGSLVRKEIDYFNKINDQVDICGSSRNKAHRTGFWSLKLSWKKKKRSGNSSRFIPSICSAVDHVEVTNRINGIHGFSYRILKDEVKEMIV; this is translated from the coding sequence ATGTTCTATAAACCCACCATTACAACCACCAAATTGCCTGAAAAAATGGCTGCTGCAACAACTCCGGTGGCGATCGGAACCCGGGGCACAGTAGGATCACTGGTGAGGAAAGAGATTGATTACTTCAACAAGATTAATGATCAGGTAGATATATGTGGAAGCTCAAGAAATAAGGCTCATAGGACTGGTTTCTGGTCTTTGAAACTTAGctggaaaaagaagaaaagaagtgGCAATAGCAGTAGATTCATTCCAAGCATCTGTTCTGCTGTTGATCATGTTGAAGTTACTAATAGAATCAATGGAATTCATGGATTCAGTTATAGGATTCTCAAGGATGAGGTGAAGGAGATGATTGTTTAA
- the LOC136233257 gene encoding probable serine/threonine-protein kinase PBL23, whose translation MMEHNRKPGSIKQRLITEEIRKVNNAKVSAQVFSYWELATATNNFDEEFFLGEGGFGTVYKGFVAKIQRHVAIKQLDRNGLQGNREFFSEILMLSLVQDPNLVELLGYCIDGDHRMLIYEYMPRGSLENHLFELPRGTMPLDWNIRIKIAIGAARGLEFLHDADPPIIYRDFKASNILLDEHFNPKLSDFGLAKLGPTGGKDHVSTRVMGTYGYCAPEYQRTGKLTAKSDVYSFGVVLLEIISGRRVIDDSRPSEEQNLIYWVS comes from the exons TAAGCAAAGACTAATTACTGAGGAGATAAGGAAAGTGAATAATGCTAAAGTTTCGGCTCAGGTTTTCTCCTATTGGGAACTTGCAACAGCAACTAATAATTTTGATGAGGAATTCTTTCTCGGAGAAGGTGGATTCGGGACGGTTTACAAGGGATTTGTTGCGAAAATCCAACGG CACGTGGCGATAAAGCAGCTAGACAGGAACGGACTTCAGGGAAACAGAGAATTCTTTTCAGAAATTCTGATGTTAAGTCTGGTACAAGATCCAAACCTTGTAGAATTACTTGGTTACTGTATAGATGGTGATCACAGAATGTTGATTTATGAATACATGCCTAGAGGTTCACTCGAAAATCACCTTTTCG AGTTACCAAGAGGAACAATGCCATTGGATTGGAATATCAGAATAAAAATTGCAATAGGAGCAGCAAGAGGATTAGAATTCTTACATGATGCAGATCCACCAATAATTTACAGAGATTTCAAAGCATCAAACATATTATTAGATGAACATTTCAACCCCAAATTATCAGATTTTGGACTTGCTAAATTAGGTCCAACTGGTGGAAAAGATCATGTTTCTACTAGAGTTATGGGTACTTATGGCTACTGTGCTCCTGAATATCAAAGAACTGGAAAACTCACTGCCAAATCTGATGTTTATAGCTTTGGTGTTGTCTTGCTTGAGATCATTTCTGGTAGAAGAGTCATTGATGATTCTAGGCCTTCTGAAGAGCAGAATCTTATCTATTGGGTGAGTTAA